In one Erinaceus europaeus chromosome 3, mEriEur2.1, whole genome shotgun sequence genomic region, the following are encoded:
- the LOC132537595 gene encoding sperm motility kinase X-like, translated as MPAPVRPGSQRSTLGHSGGLQVTSGPLVGHHRLTGAQVKTWVVDMNQLPDCKVQQLLRGLEVLGTFQHPNILSLLGVVEEAHCLLVLEEQAQGQDLATLLLQRPVLAEAKARSLLRQITFAVQCCHRRDLSLGDLNTQYVLVTEEGRVKLSVVEALMGSVGVALDVAWGQPVTMAPEVLLGQRPSTASDLWCLGVLLYKMTLGNLPFLGKDYTVEEDKILRGALHMPYSTPFILRHLLSRLLHQDPRQRGTTQDILRHPWTSHVELVTIRVRPKGCPQEEDGPRCPAETGSALGTAIHSEPTINSWSWNEEDTEMEAELGMESQTPTPELGSWNEEDTEMEAELGMESQTPTTELGSWNEEDTEMEAELGMESQTPTPELGSWNEEDTEMEAELGMESQTPTPELGSWNEEDTEMEAELGMESQTPTPELGSWNEEDTEMEAELGMESQTPTPELGSWNEEDTEMEAELGMEAQTTTPKLGSSTEEDTETEPQPGVVSSPSVTPEDGSSVLTPASEIPDPVPQSCPPSSPPPSHSSLTPPPEGTLQVWEAAGQPSRATATPRSRRTELCRAISNEETDASHSWNLGRIQKETLCYEMKLNPLDLYKTWKIPNTKSHSEENEQKSGVKSPNCKVHPKATGIETICYWIATQMAGTELRVWKETHTNSDTESNPEESWT; from the exons ATGCCAGCTCCTGTGAGGCCTGGCAGTCAGCGGTCCACATTGGGCCACTCTGGTGGCCTACAAGTGACATCTGGCCCGCTTGTAGGTCACCATAGGCTGACTGGGGCCCAGGTCAAGACCTGGGTAGTTGATATGAATCAACTGCCCGACTGTAAGGTCCAGCAGCTCCTCCGGGGGCTAGAGGTGCTGGGGACCTTCCAGCACCCCAACATCCTGAGTCTCCTGGGCGTGGTGGAGGAGGCCCACTGCCTCCTTGTACTGGAGGAGCAGGCCCAGGGGCAGGACCTGGCCACACTCCTGCTCCAGCGCCCCGTCCTGGCCGAGGCCAAGGCCCGCAGCCTGCTGAGGCAGATCACGTTCGCCGTCCAGTGCTGCCACCGCCGGGATCTCAGCCTCGGGGACCTGAACACCCAGTATGTGCTGGTGACGGAGGAGGGGAGAGTGAAGCTCTCGGTCGTGGAGGCGCTGATGGGCAGTGTGGGGGTGGCTCTGGACGTGGCCTGGGGGCAGCCCGTCACCATGGCGCCGGAAGTCCTGCTGGGGCAGCGCCCCTCAACGGCCAGTGACCTCTGGTGCCTGGGAGTCCTCCTCTACAAGATGACTTTGGGAAACCTCCCCTTCCTGGGGAAAGACTACACCGTGGAGGAGGACAAAATCCTTCGAGGGGCCCTCCACATGCCCTATTCCACCCCTTTTATCTTACGCCACCTCCTCAGCAGACTACTCCACCAGGACCCCAGGCAGCGGGGCACCACCCAGGACATCCTGAGGCACCCTTGGACCTCACACGTAGAATTAGTTACGATCAGAGTGAGGCCCAAAGGGTGCCCCCAGGAGGAGGATGGTCCGAGGTGCCCCGCAGAAACTGGGTCTGCACTGGGGACTGCAATACACAGTGAACCCACCATCAACAGCTGGAG TTGGAATGAAgaggacacagagatggaggcCGAGCTTGGCATGGAGTCCCAAACCCCCACGCCAGAGCTGGGTAGCTGGAATGAAgaggacacagagatggaggcCGAGCTTGGCATGGAGTCCCAAACCCCCACAACAGAGCTGGGTAGCTGGAATGAAgaggacacagagatggaggcCGAGCTTGGCATGGAGTCCCAAACCCCCACACCAGAGCTGGGTAGCTGGAATGAAgaggacacagagatggaggcCGAGCTTGGCATGGAGTCCCAAACCCCCACGCCAGAGCTGGGTAGCTGGAATGAAgaggacacagagatggaggcCGAGCTTGGCATGGAGTCCCAAACCCCCACGCCAGAGCTGGGTAGCTGGAATGAAgaggacacagagatggaggcCGAGCTTGGCATGGAGTCCCAAACCCCCACGCCAGAGCTGGGTAGCTGGAATGAAgaggacacagagatggaggcTGAGCTTGGCATGGAGGCCCAAACCACCACCCCAAAGCTGGGAAGCAGCACTGAGGAAGACACTGAGACGGAGCCCCAGCCTGGGGTGGTGTCTTCACCATCAGTCACCCCAGAAGACGGCAGCTCAGTCCTTACTCCTGCCTCAGAAATTCCAGATCCAGTGCCCCAGAGCTGCCCTCCCTCATCACCTCCACCCAGCCACTCCAGCCTCACCCCTCCTCCAGAGGGGACCCTGCAAGTCTGGGAAGCAGCTGGGCAGCCTTCCAGAGCCACTGCAACACCCAGATCCCGAAGGACAGAGCTCTGCAGAGCCATAAG CAATGAGGAAACGGATGCCTCCCATAGCTGGAATCTGGGCAGGATCCAGAAAGAGACCCTCTGTTAT GAAATGAAACTAAACCCACTAGATTTATATAAAACGTGGAAGATCCCAAATACCAAAAGCCATTCTGAGGAAAATGAACAAAAGTCAGGTGTCAAATCACCCAACTGCAAAGTACACCCCAAAGCAACAGGGATTGAAACAATATGCTATTGGATAGCCACACAGATGgctggaacagaactgagagtcTGGAAGGAAACCCACACCAATAGTGATACTGAATCTAATCCAGAAGAGTCCTGGAcataa